Proteins encoded together in one Psychrobacter sp. 28M-43 window:
- a CDS encoding heme lyase CcmF/NrfE family subunit, whose translation MLITELGYFALLTAFVLALLQVILPTIGVIHNQVAWQRLAPSLAWAQFAAMITSFGALIAGFYYNDFSLSYVAQHSNTLLPWYYKLSATWGGHEGSLLLWMTIMATWCALVSYFSRGLPLSMRARVLVILAGVQLMMLTMLIFTSSPFERTLPNLAVDGADLNPVLQDFGLIIHPPMLYMGYVGMVVPFAFCMAALWEGRLDAAWTRWSRPWALAAWGFLTIGIALGSWWAYYELGWGGWWFWDPVENASFMPWLVGLALLHSLAVTEKRGVFKAWTIMLAIFAFALSLLGTFLVRSGVLTSVHSFAADPTRGLVILAILGIIIGSGLLMFAVRGWRLTVESQYQLISRESFLVINNAIILIATLVVLLGTLYPIIADAFGLGQVSVGPPYFNALFVPLTWLLLIAMGMGSNIRWKKDTRPLLGIGMVIAVSSLVLAAIITYFVNPSSMLNIGVTLAVSFWALLWMAVDFKDKTKNAPNLFNGLRQLRLSYWGQQTAHIGVLVAVIGIAFTSSLSIERDVAMGIGDTVNVQGYDFEVTEFFEIKGSNFDATQAQVVVSKDGREVAKLTPEKRTYIISTMPTTEAAIDPSLMRDVYVALGEPIADGSNQWALRIYVKPLIRWIWLGAIIMALGGLLSMLDRRYRLKTSKTPAQIAASKSGFTTVTDLDVKSTTNNTTLIGEKQND comes from the coding sequence ATGTTGATTACAGAATTGGGCTATTTTGCCTTGCTTACCGCTTTTGTATTGGCGTTATTGCAGGTAATTCTGCCAACTATTGGTGTTATTCATAACCAAGTTGCTTGGCAACGACTAGCCCCTAGCTTAGCTTGGGCACAGTTTGCCGCCATGATAACGTCATTTGGCGCTTTGATAGCAGGTTTTTATTATAATGATTTTAGCCTCAGTTACGTCGCGCAGCATTCCAATACGCTGTTGCCTTGGTACTATAAGTTATCGGCGACATGGGGCGGACACGAGGGCTCTTTGCTGCTATGGATGACCATCATGGCCACATGGTGTGCACTGGTATCATACTTTAGTCGCGGCTTGCCGTTATCAATGCGTGCGCGGGTATTAGTTATTTTGGCCGGTGTACAGTTAATGATGCTAACGATGCTGATATTTACCTCGTCACCGTTTGAGCGTACCTTACCCAATCTAGCGGTCGATGGCGCTGATTTAAATCCTGTCCTACAAGATTTCGGTCTGATTATTCATCCGCCCATGTTATATATGGGCTATGTGGGTATGGTAGTACCTTTTGCATTTTGTATGGCGGCATTGTGGGAAGGGCGTTTAGATGCTGCTTGGACACGCTGGTCACGTCCATGGGCGCTCGCGGCTTGGGGGTTTTTGACCATTGGTATTGCACTGGGCTCGTGGTGGGCCTACTACGAGCTTGGCTGGGGCGGTTGGTGGTTTTGGGATCCGGTAGAGAATGCCTCGTTTATGCCTTGGCTTGTCGGCTTAGCATTGCTGCATTCATTAGCAGTCACTGAAAAGCGCGGGGTGTTTAAAGCATGGACCATTATGCTGGCTATTTTCGCCTTTGCCTTAAGCTTGCTTGGCACGTTCCTGGTACGCTCTGGAGTCCTTACCTCAGTGCATTCGTTTGCCGCTGATCCGACGCGTGGTTTGGTTATCTTAGCTATTCTTGGCATTATCATCGGTAGTGGTCTATTAATGTTTGCCGTTCGAGGTTGGCGTTTAACCGTTGAAAGTCAATATCAGCTGATTTCACGTGAGTCCTTTTTAGTGATCAACAACGCCATCATTTTGATTGCAACCTTAGTGGTGCTGCTCGGCACCCTTTACCCTATTATCGCTGATGCCTTTGGTTTAGGACAAGTGTCCGTTGGCCCTCCTTATTTTAATGCATTATTTGTACCTTTAACGTGGCTGTTATTAATAGCTATGGGTATGGGCTCAAATATTCGCTGGAAAAAAGACACCCGTCCACTACTGGGTATAGGCATGGTCATCGCCGTTAGTAGCTTAGTATTAGCCGCCATTATTACTTACTTTGTTAATCCATCGTCTATGCTTAATATTGGTGTGACTTTAGCCGTTAGCTTTTGGGCACTGCTATGGATGGCAGTTGATTTTAAAGATAAAACTAAGAATGCGCCTAATCTTTTTAACGGTTTGCGGCAGTTGCGTCTGAGCTATTGGGGTCAACAGACTGCTCATATTGGCGTATTGGTTGCTGTCATTGGCATAGCCTTTACTAGTAGCCTGAGTATTGAGCGTGACGTAGCAATGGGTATTGGCGATACAGTCAATGTTCAAGGTTACGATTTTGAAGTAACTGAATTTTTTGAAATAAAGGGTAGTAACTTTGATGCAACGCAAGCGCAAGTGGTGGTATCCAAAGACGGTCGTGAAGTGGCGAAACTGACTCCAGAAAAGCGTACTTATATTATCAGCACGATGCCAACAACTGAAGCTGCTATTGACCCCAGTCTTATGCGCGATGTTTATGTCGCACTGGGCGAACCTATTGCCGATGGTAGTAACCAATGGGCATTAAGGATTTATGTAAAACCATTAATTCGTTGGATATGGCTCGGCGCTATTATTATGGCATTGGGTGGTCTGCTGAGTATGCTTGATAGGCGCTATCGTCTCAAAACATCCAAGACCCCTGCACAAATTGCAGCGAGTAAGTCAGGCTTTACGACGGTTACTGATTTAGATGTTAAAAGCACTACTAATAACACGACACTAATAGGGGAGAAGCAAAATGACTAA
- the cadR gene encoding Cd(II)/Pb(II)-responsive transcriptional regulator gives MTIKIGELAKRTGATVETIRYYEKERLLPEPFRSEGNYRLYNEEHIERLQFILHCRTLDMALDDVRILLEYWESPDKDCGDVNNLLDEHIHAVEIRMEELMHLKHHLTVLRQKCASSAPASSCGILNALVDNSCHE, from the coding sequence ATGACAATCAAAATTGGTGAGCTCGCTAAACGCACAGGTGCCACAGTAGAAACCATTCGCTATTATGAAAAAGAGCGTTTATTACCCGAGCCTTTTCGTAGCGAAGGGAATTATCGTTTATATAATGAAGAGCACATTGAGCGTCTACAATTTATCCTACATTGCCGTACGCTCGATATGGCTTTAGATGATGTGCGAATCTTACTTGAATACTGGGAGTCGCCTGACAAGGACTGCGGCGATGTGAATAACTTGCTAGATGAGCACATTCATGCTGTGGAAATACGAATGGAAGAACTGATGCACTTAAAGCATCACTTGACCGTTTTGCGCCAGAAATGTGCAAGTAGTGCACCAGCGTCATCATGTGGCATTTTAAACGCGCTTGTCGATAACTCCTGTCATGAGTAA
- a CDS encoding IS5 family transposase, with protein MPRTMLKDEHWTRLKPILLELNIYDKGNLRQTVEGVLYRMRVGCPWCDLPECFGKPNTIYKAYQRWFRSNKLITLFALLIKDADLEWVFIDGTHIKAHQHSSGGNENLQSISKSVAGRATKIHLAVDAHGNPITFILSDGTTHDVKVAPDLVDKVNLSNTEVLCADKGYDSDALRAHIEQAGTRDNIPRKRNTQSSNDHMDWDLYKARHLVENAFAKLKQYRAVATRFDKLKQSYENTVALACAYIWLKL; from the coding sequence ATGCCTCGCACTATGCTCAAAGATGAACACTGGACAAGACTGAAACCTATATTACTAGAACTTAATATCTATGACAAAGGAAATCTTAGACAAACGGTTGAAGGCGTGCTTTATCGCATGCGTGTTGGCTGTCCTTGGTGCGACTTACCCGAGTGTTTTGGCAAGCCCAATACCATCTATAAAGCTTACCAGCGCTGGTTTCGTAGTAATAAGCTGATTACGCTGTTTGCTTTATTAATCAAAGACGCAGACCTTGAGTGGGTCTTCATTGATGGTACTCATATTAAAGCGCATCAGCACAGCAGTGGTGGCAATGAGAACCTACAATCCATTAGTAAAAGTGTGGCAGGACGCGCGACCAAGATTCACTTGGCAGTAGATGCGCATGGCAATCCGATTACCTTTATCTTGTCAGATGGCACGACCCACGATGTTAAAGTCGCACCTGACTTAGTAGACAAAGTTAATTTGAGCAACACAGAGGTTTTATGTGCCGATAAAGGCTATGATTCTGATGCACTACGAGCGCATATTGAACAAGCAGGGACACGGGATAACATCCCTCGAAAACGAAATACTCAGTCTTCTAACGACCATATGGACTGGGACTTATATAAAGCGAGGCATCTAGTAGAAAATGCTTTCGCCAAACTAAAACAGTATAGGGCGGTTGCCACCAGGTTTGATAAGCTCAAGCAAAGTTATGAAAATACGGTCGCTCTTGCTTGTGCTTATATCTGGCTCAAATTATGA
- a CDS encoding heavy metal translocating P-type ATPase — protein MKYHIEGMDCASCIGKIETALKRMPGVSDVQLNFATETLELNLAPGAPTQASDIEKTIKSLGFGISANTGQQTVSAIDIDSDNQMAPQDKQWWQTQKGKQVVGLGILMGSAYALSLLLPAYGIWVFAIAVIVGVFPFARKALALAKTGSFFSIETLMSVAVLGALIIGEAEEAAAVVFLFSIGELFESIAADRARAGIRALSSLVPKSAILLDAQGGQRNVPATSLQVNDLVLVRPGDRVSADGSIVQGASSLDDSPVTGESVPVAKTMGDNVFAGSINIDGVLQVRVEKTAADNTISRIIELVEQAQASKAPTARFIEKFSRYYTPAVMAIAALIIIIPPLAMGGDWSTWLYRGLALLLIACPCALVLSTPAAIASGLAVGARRGLLIKGGSALETIGQVKTVAFDKTGTLTEGKPRVTDVVAFTQEDSSIQGQNSQGQDEILALFASVETGSSHPLAEAIVSHAEAAKVVIPVASKASATAGKAVHATVAERALAIGSPVYAADEALISSTQQAQIEALQNEGKTVSVLFDEQNREVLGLIALRDELRDDAHEGVAQLKAMGVRSVMLTGDNRLTAQALASNLDVEWEAELLPEDKLRLLNEMKNNRKIAMVGDGINDAPALATADVGIAMGGGTDVAIETADIALLKSRVTDMAHLIALSRATMRNIHQNVIFALGLKGVFLITTVFGITGLWIAVLADAGATVLVTLNALRLLRFKGAPPLVNPPKVVK, from the coding sequence ATGAAATATCATATTGAAGGTATGGACTGTGCCAGTTGCATCGGCAAGATTGAAACAGCTTTGAAACGTATGCCTGGGGTTTCTGATGTTCAGCTGAATTTCGCTACAGAAACGCTAGAGCTAAATTTAGCCCCTGGTGCGCCGACTCAGGCTAGTGATATCGAAAAAACAATCAAAAGCCTAGGGTTCGGCATCTCTGCCAATACTGGTCAACAAACTGTATCGGCTATTGATATTGACAGCGACAATCAGATGGCTCCGCAGGATAAGCAATGGTGGCAAACTCAAAAAGGCAAACAGGTTGTTGGCCTCGGTATTTTGATGGGCAGCGCTTATGCACTGTCACTACTGTTGCCCGCTTATGGGATATGGGTGTTTGCCATCGCTGTGATTGTAGGCGTTTTTCCATTTGCGCGCAAAGCCTTAGCACTGGCTAAAACAGGTTCATTCTTTTCAATTGAAACGCTGATGTCCGTCGCCGTGCTTGGCGCACTTATCATTGGTGAAGCTGAAGAGGCCGCAGCAGTTGTCTTTTTGTTCTCAATCGGTGAACTGTTTGAGAGTATCGCTGCTGATCGCGCTCGCGCTGGCATCAGAGCCTTATCATCGCTGGTTCCGAAAAGTGCAATTTTACTTGATGCTCAAGGTGGGCAGCGTAACGTTCCAGCGACTTCATTACAAGTGAATGACCTTGTGCTGGTGCGTCCTGGAGATAGGGTATCTGCTGATGGTTCCATTGTTCAAGGTGCGTCCAGCCTTGATGATTCGCCCGTGACGGGAGAGTCTGTTCCTGTTGCCAAGACGATGGGTGACAATGTATTTGCAGGGTCAATTAACATCGATGGTGTGCTCCAAGTGCGCGTAGAAAAGACAGCCGCCGATAACACCATTTCGCGCATTATTGAGCTGGTAGAGCAAGCCCAAGCCTCCAAAGCACCCACTGCCCGTTTTATTGAGAAATTCAGTCGCTATTACACACCGGCAGTGATGGCTATTGCCGCACTAATTATTATCATTCCACCGTTAGCCATGGGTGGAGATTGGTCGACTTGGTTGTATCGCGGTCTAGCACTGTTGCTGATTGCCTGTCCCTGTGCTCTTGTACTATCAACACCCGCTGCCATCGCCTCTGGTCTTGCTGTTGGTGCGCGCCGTGGCTTGCTGATCAAAGGCGGTAGTGCTTTAGAAACTATCGGCCAAGTGAAGACGGTCGCTTTTGACAAGACAGGCACTTTAACTGAAGGCAAACCACGCGTGACCGATGTTGTTGCCTTTACACAAGAGGACTCAAGTATTCAAGGTCAGAATTCTCAAGGTCAAGATGAGATATTGGCACTTTTTGCCAGTGTGGAGACTGGTTCTAGTCACCCACTTGCTGAAGCCATTGTCAGCCATGCTGAAGCCGCTAAAGTTGTTATACCTGTGGCTTCCAAAGCTTCTGCTACTGCGGGTAAAGCGGTACACGCAACTGTCGCGGAGCGCGCGCTAGCTATCGGTTCGCCTGTTTACGCAGCCGATGAGGCATTGATTTCATCCACACAACAGGCGCAAATTGAGGCGCTGCAAAATGAGGGTAAGACCGTCTCTGTTCTTTTCGATGAGCAAAACCGTGAAGTGCTTGGATTAATCGCGCTAAGAGACGAATTACGAGACGACGCTCATGAAGGTGTGGCTCAGCTCAAAGCGATGGGTGTGCGCTCCGTCATGCTAACAGGCGACAACCGCTTAACCGCTCAAGCACTTGCCAGTAATTTAGACGTGGAATGGGAAGCTGAGCTGTTGCCTGAGGACAAACTGCGCCTGCTTAACGAGATGAAGAACAACCGCAAAATAGCGATGGTTGGTGATGGTATTAACGATGCGCCAGCGCTAGCAACTGCCGATGTTGGCATCGCGATGGGTGGTGGTACCGATGTGGCCATTGAGACGGCCGATATCGCATTATTAAAAAGTCGTGTTACGGATATGGCTCATCTCATCGCACTTTCACGTGCCACCATGCGCAACATTCATCAGAACGTCATTTTCGCTTTGGGTCTCAAAGGCGTCTTTCTGATCACGACCGTATTCGGCATTACTGGACTATGGATTGCGGTTCTAGCTGATGCTGGAGCAACAGTGCTCGTTACTCTTAATGCGTTACGTTTACTGCGCTTTAAGGGAGCGCCTCCACTGGTAAATCCGCCTAAAGTAGTTAAATAA
- a CDS encoding IS982 family transposase, translated as MDNLTELYCHIDDFYQQFKPEFDAHLIATGHQRLRACQISVAEIMTILILFHQLRYRQFKAFYYHHMLGMMKREFPNLPSYSRFIELIPRSIIPLCSYLQSMMGDCTGISYIDSTKIAVCHNKRIYRHKVFKGLATRGKSSMGWFYGFKLHAIINHKGELVSVKVTAGNTDDRVPVKDMATPLFGKLFGDRGYISKALNAWLTKHSDTRLITKLRRNMKPQLLEPMDEALLNHRSLVETVFGELKNLCQIEHSRHRSVTGFITNLLSGLIAYCWFPYKPTIKNMPQQGQVATL; from the coding sequence ATGGACAACCTAACCGAACTATACTGCCATATTGACGACTTTTATCAGCAATTCAAACCTGAGTTTGACGCTCATTTAATCGCAACGGGACACCAAAGGTTAAGAGCATGCCAGATAAGTGTAGCAGAGATTATGACCATCTTGATACTGTTTCATCAATTACGTTATCGACAGTTTAAGGCGTTTTACTACCATCACATGCTTGGCATGATGAAACGGGAGTTTCCAAATCTGCCGAGCTACTCGCGATTTATAGAGCTTATACCGCGCAGTATCATACCACTGTGCAGCTACTTGCAAAGCATGATGGGCGACTGTACGGGTATCAGCTATATTGATTCAACCAAGATAGCAGTTTGTCATAACAAGCGTATCTACCGTCATAAAGTCTTTAAGGGACTTGCAACCCGAGGCAAAAGCAGCATGGGCTGGTTCTATGGCTTTAAGCTGCACGCCATTATCAATCATAAGGGCGAGCTTGTATCTGTTAAAGTCACTGCGGGTAATACGGATGACAGAGTGCCTGTTAAGGATATGGCAACGCCGTTATTTGGTAAGCTGTTTGGTGATAGAGGATACATCAGTAAAGCACTAAACGCGTGGCTCACAAAACACAGTGATACTAGGCTGATAACGAAACTTCGGCGTAATATGAAACCCCAATTACTTGAGCCTATGGATGAGGCACTACTCAATCATCGCTCTTTGGTTGAAACGGTGTTTGGGGAGCTTAAAAACTTGTGTCAGATTGAGCATTCACGCCATCGTAGTGTCACGGGGTTTATCACAAACTTGCTGTCAGGTTTAATTGCTTATTGCTGGTTTCCCTATAAACCCACCATCAAAAATATGCCTCAGCAGGGACAGGTAGCAACATTGTAA
- a CDS encoding CHAP domain-containing protein codes for MKQALLILSVLGMGIAQTSGAAITISQTNNTITNTSVASNYGSSKNIYSTKSGAYVSNNDEISQAISNLSAQAKQKENQLSSLNSRLYAEKQQQQVNKVPDSNSAPAIAAARASKVALSGSSGYCARYVRKALQSAGYEFTPNPSAYQYATRGTLEKAGFSKISNDMPTQVGDVIVYDRSSKRPHGHIQIFDGTNWISDFRQNSISPYSGVYAYTTWRDSKYVDDASASDRNIYLAMNDK; via the coding sequence ATGAAACAGGCTTTATTGATTTTGTCAGTACTGGGTATGGGCATAGCACAAACGAGTGGTGCTGCTATCACAATCTCTCAAACAAATAATACCATCACCAATACTTCTGTGGCATCAAACTACGGTTCATCAAAAAACATCTATAGCACCAAAAGTGGTGCTTATGTTTCTAATAATGATGAAATTAGTCAAGCAATTAGCAACCTAAGTGCGCAGGCCAAGCAAAAAGAGAATCAGCTTTCATCATTAAACAGCCGCTTATACGCTGAAAAACAACAGCAGCAAGTCAATAAGGTTCCTGACAGCAATTCAGCCCCCGCTATCGCTGCTGCTCGCGCCTCAAAAGTGGCTTTATCTGGCAGCTCTGGATATTGTGCCCGTTACGTACGTAAAGCACTACAATCAGCTGGTTATGAGTTCACTCCAAATCCTTCAGCCTATCAGTACGCTACTCGTGGCACACTTGAGAAAGCAGGTTTCAGCAAAATCAGCAATGATATGCCAACCCAAGTAGGTGATGTTATTGTCTATGATCGCTCATCAAAGCGTCCACATGGCCATATTCAAATTTTCGATGGTACAAATTGGATTTCTGACTTCCGTCAGAACAGCATCAGCCCATACAGTGGTGTCTATGCTTATACGACATGGCGCGATTCAAAATACGTGGATGACGCATCCGCATCAGATCGTAATATCTACCTTGCTATGAATGATAAATAA
- the lnt gene encoding apolipoprotein N-acyltransferase, giving the protein MRLSTINLQKRLSTHLNQLPLWFTLVAAWLAGAIFLFALAPHGFWPLAIVSPAILYALLVPNMSGRRAFIIGEAYGMGLWCVGGFWLYTAIHDYSDTPTWLALIMIGLMGLGMGLFHGFLALVFNRMVGKQPFSFAALWVLQEWLKTWLFTGFPWLFVGYAFTEEYWLSSLAPVAGVFAVSFVAILLAASLVELLLRRSSYAVVSVLLLAISTSLWLVNPQWTKPKGTPDLSVSLIQGNISQDIKWLTQYQVETLKIYAKLTRTEWGRDVVVWPESSIPMFQDEAAGFISEMIEMANATNTTWITGIPYKDKAAFNASTDKYPPFYNSVIARGVEAEGLYKKQRLVPFGEYIPFEGVLDIFPSLAGSQDIKNYSRGSDQQSPLKVRGHNIGTAICYEVAYPDTTRKNAIDTEFLLTVSNDAWFGTSAGPLQHLQMVQMRALENGRWFIRATNTGVTAIINHKGRIVKRAPQFERTVLRGEIQARVGNTPFMLMGNYPILIIITLLLLLSYFGKGLTTLRRRG; this is encoded by the coding sequence ATGCGCCTGTCTACTATTAATCTACAAAAGCGTTTGAGTACTCACTTAAATCAATTACCGCTATGGTTTACGCTAGTAGCAGCATGGCTTGCAGGGGCTATTTTTTTATTTGCGCTAGCGCCTCATGGGTTCTGGCCGCTAGCAATAGTGTCACCAGCGATTTTATATGCGCTGTTGGTACCAAATATGAGTGGTCGTCGCGCTTTTATTATCGGTGAAGCTTACGGTATGGGGCTATGGTGCGTCGGCGGCTTTTGGCTCTATACTGCCATCCATGATTATAGCGATACTCCAACGTGGCTCGCATTGATTATGATTGGATTGATGGGTCTCGGTATGGGACTGTTTCATGGATTTTTAGCACTAGTCTTTAACCGTATGGTAGGCAAACAACCCTTTTCATTTGCTGCTCTTTGGGTGCTACAAGAATGGTTAAAAACTTGGTTATTCACAGGCTTTCCGTGGCTATTTGTTGGTTATGCATTTACTGAAGAGTATTGGTTATCGTCCTTAGCACCCGTTGCTGGTGTTTTTGCCGTCTCTTTTGTTGCCATACTATTGGCTGCAAGTTTAGTAGAGCTACTGCTTCGACGCAGTAGTTATGCCGTCGTTTCTGTACTGTTATTAGCCATTAGCACATCATTATGGCTGGTCAATCCGCAATGGACAAAACCTAAGGGCACACCTGATCTGTCAGTGTCATTGATTCAAGGTAATATTTCACAAGATATAAAGTGGCTGACGCAATATCAAGTAGAAACGCTAAAGATTTATGCGAAGTTAACGCGCACTGAGTGGGGACGTGATGTGGTGGTGTGGCCTGAATCATCTATTCCGATGTTTCAGGATGAGGCTGCGGGCTTTATTAGTGAAATGATAGAAATGGCCAATGCGACCAATACGACATGGATAACTGGTATCCCTTATAAGGATAAAGCGGCATTCAATGCCAGTACGGATAAGTATCCCCCATTTTACAATAGCGTGATTGCTCGAGGTGTAGAAGCGGAAGGCCTATACAAGAAGCAGCGTCTAGTGCCTTTTGGAGAGTATATTCCATTTGAAGGCGTGCTCGATATTTTCCCAAGTTTGGCCGGTAGTCAGGATATTAAGAACTATAGTCGTGGTAGTGATCAGCAGTCACCTCTAAAGGTGCGTGGACACAATATAGGGACGGCTATCTGTTATGAGGTAGCTTATCCAGATACCACGCGTAAAAATGCCATCGATACTGAATTTTTGTTGACCGTCTCTAACGATGCCTGGTTTGGCACTTCAGCAGGACCATTGCAACATTTGCAAATGGTACAAATGCGCGCGCTTGAGAACGGGCGCTGGTTTATTCGAGCGACCAATACTGGTGTTACCGCTATCATTAACCATAAAGGTCGTATTGTAAAACGCGCACCGCAGTTTGAGCGTACTGTACTACGTGGTGAGATACAGGCACGGGTTGGTAACACGCCCTTTATGCTTATGGGAAATTATCCTATCTTGATAATAATAACCTTGTTATTACTACTAAGCTATTTTGGCAAAGGTCTAACCACACTTAGAAGACGAGGGTAA
- a CDS encoding cation diffusion facilitator family transporter: MSQEDASHKQNKHLPPSEPIDVYKNNDSNYTAGNQDAHDHDTHLEQNTAPRDTKGYQRTLLISFVIITGYMFIEAIGGLLTGSLALLSDAGHMLSDAIALGATLMAFKIGEKAATHQKTFGYKRFEIIVATVNGATLVIIALMIFYEAIKRLNSPPEIATQGMLIVATIGMLVNILVAWLMHRGSSGSDGHTHSHGANADKVNKEKANKSNDSKEPVNLNMQSAYLHVLSDLMGSVAAIIAALLMMGFGWVWADAAASVIVAVLILVSGYRVVRDSVHVLMEGTPEGISLVDVEDKLLAHPQVKQVHDLHIWSITSGLNALSCHVMVDGDMRISDASVLIANLEQGLLALGIHHATIQVESLSHPQTSAHSDALVCDISEQQSSANNHIGHSH; this comes from the coding sequence ATGAGTCAAGAAGATGCCAGTCATAAGCAAAATAAGCATTTGCCTCCAAGTGAGCCTATTGATGTCTATAAAAACAACGATAGTAACTATACTGCTGGCAATCAAGACGCTCATGATCATGACACTCACCTAGAGCAAAACACCGCACCAAGAGATACCAAAGGCTATCAGCGTACGTTACTGATTAGCTTTGTGATCATCACAGGCTATATGTTTATCGAGGCGATTGGTGGCTTACTGACAGGCAGCTTGGCGTTACTCTCTGATGCAGGACACATGCTCAGCGACGCCATCGCCCTTGGTGCGACGTTGATGGCATTTAAAATCGGCGAAAAAGCCGCCACCCATCAAAAGACCTTTGGCTATAAACGCTTTGAGATTATCGTGGCCACCGTCAATGGTGCGACGCTAGTAATTATCGCCTTGATGATTTTTTATGAAGCGATCAAACGCCTTAACTCACCGCCTGAGATTGCTACCCAAGGTATGCTAATCGTCGCCACCATCGGTATGCTGGTTAATATCTTGGTCGCTTGGCTGATGCATCGTGGTAGTAGCGGCAGCGATGGACACACCCACAGCCATGGAGCAAATGCAGACAAAGTAAATAAAGAAAAAGCAAATAAAAGCAATGATTCCAAAGAGCCTGTCAACCTCAATATGCAAAGCGCTTACTTGCATGTATTAAGTGATTTGATGGGCTCTGTCGCCGCGATCATCGCCGCTTTACTGATGATGGGGTTTGGCTGGGTTTGGGCCGATGCCGCAGCGTCGGTGATCGTCGCGGTACTTATCTTAGTAAGTGGTTACCGCGTTGTACGTGATTCGGTACATGTCTTGATGGAGGGCACGCCAGAAGGCATATCGCTGGTAGATGTGGAAGACAAGCTGCTTGCCCATCCACAAGTAAAACAAGTCCACGACCTGCATATTTGGAGCATCACCAGCGGGCTAAATGCGCTATCTTGCCATGTGATGGTCGATGGGGATATGAGAATCTCGGATGCCAGCGTATTGATTGCCAATCTTGAGCAAGGGTTGCTTGCGCTTGGTATTCATCACGCCACCATTCAGGTTGAAAGCTTGTCACACCCGCAGACCAGCGCCCATAGCGATGCATTGGTCTGCGACATATCAGAGCAGCAAAGCTCTGCGAATAACCATATCGGGCACAGTCACTAG
- a CDS encoding DUF411 domain-containing protein yields MPPLKIKSSLICNRYLSKGLRSTLLLLAASSLFACSQPSSGVSDASTTSASTEDVLAVPKTAEPNVINNSMMTSVSKPDLLKNVSATVYKDANCGCCKEWISHAEDNGLSATAQDVADLAVFKERYSVPNEMRSCHTVVTTDGYVFEGHVPAKYMAQFLENPPVQAMGLAVPGMPIGSPGMEYQNKFMPYQVMQLNKDGTTQVYADIESVEQQL; encoded by the coding sequence ATGCCCCCCTTAAAAATAAAATCCAGTCTTATATGCAATCGTTATCTGTCTAAGGGGTTGCGTAGTACGTTATTATTACTGGCTGCCTCATCACTATTTGCTTGTAGCCAACCGAGTAGTGGCGTATCTGATGCAAGCACAACATCGGCATCAACTGAAGATGTTTTGGCTGTTCCAAAGACAGCTGAACCAAACGTTATAAATAATTCTATGATGACATCAGTAAGTAAACCAGACTTACTAAAAAACGTATCAGCCACTGTCTATAAAGATGCCAATTGCGGCTGCTGTAAAGAATGGATAAGTCATGCAGAAGATAATGGTCTAAGTGCAACCGCGCAAGATGTTGCGGACTTAGCCGTATTTAAAGAGCGCTACAGCGTTCCAAATGAAATGCGTTCTTGCCATACTGTAGTCACTACGGATGGTTACGTCTTTGAAGGTCATGTACCCGCTAAATATATGGCGCAGTTTTTAGAAAATCCGCCAGTACAAGCTATGGGTCTTGCCGTACCTGGCATGCCTATTGGTAGCCCAGGTATGGAGTATCAAAATAAATTCATGCCCTATCAGGTTATGCAGCTCAATAAAGACGGGACAACCCAAGTTTATGCTGATATTGAATCGGTAGAGCAGCAATTATAG